A window of the Teredinibacter franksiae genome harbors these coding sequences:
- a CDS encoding DUF805 domain-containing protein has product MSDDIYQSPESNLESGNEEFATPSISEILFSFKGRILRKHYWFSLLAIYAVVFIIAIVLGAALSEQAATIGILVLYVPMIWIGLAVQIKRWHDRDKSGWWVFISFIPVIGAIWALVENGFLRGTEGVNRFGPPCA; this is encoded by the coding sequence ATGAGCGACGACATCTATCAAAGTCCAGAATCTAACTTGGAAAGCGGAAACGAAGAATTCGCAACCCCTAGTATTTCTGAAATTCTGTTTTCATTCAAAGGAAGAATTCTACGCAAACATTATTGGTTCAGTTTGCTCGCTATTTATGCAGTGGTTTTTATTATCGCTATCGTTCTGGGTGCAGCATTAAGCGAGCAAGCGGCTACTATTGGCATACTTGTTCTCTATGTTCCAATGATCTGGATTGGTTTGGCCGTTCAAATAAAACGTTGGCACGACCGCGATAAATCCGGATGGTGGGTTTTCATCAGTTTTATCCCCGTTATTGGTGCAATTTGGGCACTGGTAGAGAACGGGTTCCTGCGAGGCACTGAAGGCGTAAACCGCTTCGGTCCTCCCTGCGCGTAA
- a CDS encoding GNAT family N-acetyltransferase: MKLETLEYISPKEWEYLTQWRETVFPIEGKEIQWSPSTHHVIARDNDQKPVGHIGYGHFVVQSGSYSFSIIGVGGVVVRPEYQGQGVPKRLFEQLHKNTPSSDCLRLYTLFCPARLECYYKKHGYQKYTGLVKILQMNQLVTTDFSFMFRGDTIFGSELNLTSNPW, translated from the coding sequence ATGAAGCTTGAAACGCTCGAATACATTTCACCAAAAGAGTGGGAATACCTTACCCAGTGGCGTGAAACAGTATTCCCTATTGAAGGCAAAGAAATACAATGGAGCCCCTCAACACATCACGTAATTGCGCGAGACAACGACCAAAAACCAGTCGGCCATATTGGCTACGGACATTTTGTTGTGCAATCAGGCTCATACAGCTTTTCGATAATTGGCGTTGGCGGAGTTGTTGTACGCCCGGAATATCAGGGCCAAGGTGTACCCAAACGCCTATTTGAGCAATTACACAAAAACACCCCCAGTAGCGACTGCCTGCGGCTGTACACCTTATTCTGTCCAGCTAGACTTGAGTGCTATTATAAAAAGCATGGATATCAAAAATATACAGGCCTAGTCAAAATTTTGCAGATGAATCAACTTGTAACGACCGATTTCTCATTTATGTTTCGAGGTGACACTATTTTTGGCTCGGAGCTAAATTTAACCAGTAACCCTTGGTAA
- a CDS encoding TonB-dependent receptor — translation MNNKMRKIHSRKSIALASSLIVLTSALGSYQANAQDDADMLEEVVVSGTRVNLQNAQDIKREADTFVDAISAEDIGSLPDRSVLEAIQRLPGVAVERFAGPDDPDHFSVEGSGAIIRGMTQTRSEFNGRDSFTANSGRGLSFQDVPPELMGKVEVFKNQTADMIEGGIGGTITLHTRKPFDSDNRQAAFTIDYSYGDLAEEWSPTFSGLFSDRWDTDLGEFGLLLNIADSTLVGESHGIQSDAYVEYWARNIPGAESFEGVDNNGTVWLPNAANALMKTDDRERQGFATSLQWANPNDTVEVTLDYIRSEAQLSWHEQALKYQGGFQDIDRRESTALDTGNPETDILAFDENGLFESGTLVWGGPTHNGWRVSGGNVDHASRTWGTNSRPQFGHKFQTDSRVQDTRNLIEDMSLNIKWHASDNLELEADLQYIDAETSVDDLVIHLGSFASQNYDTSGKTPTLTLIEPWHGYRDANPDLFTTYPGDVPVDGDGNPYFEAIYPGFSNDPAGDTNYYNDPNSYFWRSAMDKYERSEGESTAATIDGTYQFEGDNFFKSVKAGIRYAKREQLIRDTGWDWSSVAPEWSSARAGWLMDEDYAAQSGDWEYVDWSDFHGGGVVNIPEGKTIHATEDFVRAVLAPNNTRDLITSAGGSWEGYSSNDVYDVFDESQIFETTETNKALYIRLDFGGDGELRYSGNIGLRYVELSRESNGFIRFPDLVAVDAPPAELGSSITAQSVIEYATAELGQPPTGAEMEVWLAGNPWASEDINYLSNAEQGFGDYSAEAQSAKADFKMFLPSFNFKLELTDDLIARFALAEAVALPDIGDVQNRVVFGSESVQTIRPTPVDEENPTAEEQLIETAYVSSWNGSGDNPYMEPMGSVQYDLALEWYFSDVGQLSGTIFHKNLSNYFIKGGNFQPVTNNSSGVTQQVDMYGTVNGGNAKMDGFELAYQQAFEGVFDGFGIQATYTYIDASGVPNNEESYDQAGWVGADANDTGIRVSLDSVPLQGQSKETVNLVGFYDKDRWNARLAYHWRSKYLLTTRDVISKAPLFYDNHGQLDGSVFFDVTDNIELGVQGTNLTNSQSETIMLLNNEGLETGRSWFVADRRVAFVVKGKF, via the coding sequence ATGAATAATAAAATGCGCAAAATTCATAGCCGAAAAAGCATAGCACTGGCCTCTTCACTCATCGTACTCACATCCGCCCTTGGCTCCTATCAGGCCAATGCCCAAGACGACGCAGACATGCTCGAGGAGGTAGTCGTCAGTGGAACCCGAGTGAATCTGCAGAATGCCCAAGATATAAAACGCGAAGCCGATACTTTTGTCGACGCCATCTCGGCTGAGGATATTGGCAGCCTGCCCGACCGCTCGGTACTCGAAGCCATTCAACGTCTGCCCGGTGTGGCCGTAGAACGATTTGCGGGTCCAGACGACCCCGACCACTTCAGCGTTGAAGGTTCTGGCGCCATCATTCGAGGCATGACTCAAACCCGTTCAGAGTTTAATGGTCGCGACTCTTTTACAGCCAATTCTGGCCGAGGCCTGTCATTCCAAGATGTGCCACCCGAGCTTATGGGAAAAGTGGAAGTTTTTAAAAATCAGACGGCGGATATGATTGAAGGCGGTATAGGGGGCACCATTACCCTGCACACCCGCAAACCCTTCGACAGTGATAATCGCCAAGCAGCCTTCACTATTGACTACTCCTATGGTGACCTCGCCGAAGAATGGAGCCCCACTTTTTCAGGGCTGTTCAGCGATCGCTGGGACACGGATCTGGGTGAGTTTGGCTTGTTACTGAATATTGCTGATTCCACCCTAGTGGGCGAATCCCACGGCATTCAAAGTGATGCCTATGTAGAGTACTGGGCACGCAACATTCCAGGAGCCGAAAGCTTTGAAGGCGTCGATAACAATGGCACAGTATGGCTTCCGAATGCGGCCAACGCCTTAATGAAAACCGATGATCGTGAACGCCAGGGCTTTGCCACCTCTCTACAATGGGCCAATCCTAATGATACTGTAGAAGTTACCCTGGATTACATCCGCTCTGAAGCACAGCTTTCCTGGCATGAACAGGCACTTAAATATCAAGGCGGATTTCAAGATATTGATCGCCGAGAATCTACAGCCCTCGATACCGGCAATCCTGAAACCGACATACTAGCCTTTGACGAAAACGGCCTATTTGAATCAGGCACCTTGGTTTGGGGCGGCCCAACCCACAACGGCTGGCGTGTATCCGGCGGAAACGTGGACCACGCCTCCCGTACTTGGGGCACCAACTCCCGCCCTCAGTTTGGACACAAATTCCAGACCGACAGCCGAGTTCAAGACACGCGTAACCTGATTGAAGACATGTCACTGAATATAAAATGGCATGCCAGTGACAATCTTGAGCTGGAGGCCGACCTACAATATATCGATGCTGAAACCTCCGTTGATGATTTGGTTATCCACCTAGGCTCTTTCGCCTCTCAGAACTACGATACTTCAGGTAAAACACCAACGCTGACACTGATAGAACCCTGGCATGGATATAGAGATGCAAACCCCGACCTATTCACCACCTATCCGGGTGATGTACCTGTCGACGGTGATGGCAACCCCTATTTCGAAGCCATATATCCAGGCTTCAGCAACGACCCCGCAGGGGACACCAATTACTATAACGACCCTAACTCCTACTTCTGGCGTTCCGCCATGGACAAATACGAGCGATCAGAAGGTGAGTCCACAGCCGCAACCATAGACGGCACCTATCAATTTGAAGGCGACAACTTCTTTAAATCAGTAAAAGCAGGCATACGCTACGCCAAACGCGAACAACTTATTCGCGATACCGGCTGGGACTGGAGCTCTGTTGCACCGGAATGGTCAAGCGCGCGAGCGGGTTGGTTAATGGATGAAGACTACGCCGCACAATCGGGTGATTGGGAATACGTAGATTGGTCCGACTTTCACGGCGGCGGTGTTGTTAATATCCCCGAAGGCAAAACCATTCACGCCACCGAAGACTTTGTGCGAGCAGTACTGGCGCCAAATAATACCCGCGACCTCATCACATCCGCAGGCGGTTCCTGGGAAGGCTATTCCAGTAACGATGTCTACGACGTATTCGACGAAAGTCAAATCTTCGAAACGACTGAAACCAATAAGGCCCTCTATATTCGCCTCGATTTTGGCGGCGACGGTGAGCTGCGTTACTCCGGTAATATTGGCCTGCGTTATGTCGAACTAAGCCGCGAATCTAATGGCTTCATTCGCTTTCCAGATCTGGTGGCCGTGGATGCCCCCCCGGCCGAGCTTGGCTCATCGATCACGGCCCAAAGTGTTATCGAATATGCCACGGCAGAACTTGGCCAGCCCCCAACCGGCGCCGAGATGGAAGTTTGGCTGGCGGGTAATCCCTGGGCTTCGGAAGACATTAACTACCTGAGTAATGCCGAGCAAGGTTTTGGTGACTATTCAGCCGAAGCCCAATCGGCGAAGGCAGATTTTAAAATGTTCTTACCTAGCTTTAACTTCAAACTAGAACTCACCGACGACCTAATAGCCCGCTTCGCCTTAGCGGAGGCGGTTGCCTTACCGGATATTGGCGATGTACAAAACCGCGTTGTATTCGGCTCTGAATCGGTGCAAACGATTCGCCCGACGCCGGTGGATGAAGAAAACCCGACCGCTGAAGAGCAATTGATTGAAACCGCCTATGTAAGCAGCTGGAACGGTAGCGGTGACAACCCCTACATGGAGCCAATGGGTTCTGTGCAATATGACTTGGCACTGGAATGGTATTTCTCCGATGTAGGCCAACTTAGCGGCACAATTTTCCACAAAAATCTGAGTAATTACTTCATTAAAGGAGGTAATTTTCAACCAGTAACGAACAACTCATCCGGCGTAACGCAACAGGTAGATATGTACGGCACGGTTAATGGCGGCAACGCCAAAATGGACGGCTTCGAACTCGCCTACCAACAGGCTTTTGAAGGCGTATTTGACGGCTTTGGTATACAGGCAACTTACACTTACATCGATGCCAGCGGTGTACCCAACAACGAAGAATCTTACGATCAGGCTGGCTGGGTTGGCGCCGATGCCAACGACACTGGCATTCGCGTATCACTCGACAGTGTTCCACTACAAGGCCAATCGAAAGAGACTGTAAACCTAGTTGGTTTCTACGACAAAGACCGCTGGAATGCCCGCTTGGCTTACCACTGGCGTTCGAAATACCTCCTAACTACCCGCGATGTAATCAGCAAAGCACCACTATTTTACGACAATCACGGCCAGCTCGACGGCTCCGTATTTTTCGATGTGACCGACAATATCGAACTGGGCGTTCAAGGTACAAACCTGACCAACTCTCAATCTGAGACCATTATGCTACTCAACAATGAAGGACTGGAAACCGGGCGCTCTTGGTTCGTTGCCGATCGGCGTGTGGCTTTCGTAGTGAAAGGTAAATTCTAA
- a CDS encoding BNR repeat-containing protein translates to MQRIIEFIFLSLIVPCFFGCTHPEKAAQKVTAGARVITIDKNAWAGSSVNVLAGARQTLYTHGNVQYAAYYNAQAQLVVAKRQSDSTNWQKYITPYSGNVVDAHNHISLMVDGDSFLHIAWDHHNNPLNYARSIEPGGLELKRQPMAQTLDQSVTYPQFYQLPSGDLLFQYRDGGSGRGTLVMNQYNVATQTWQRLHSALIDGEGQRSAYWDMAIDARGVVHLAWIWRENPDVASNHDIA, encoded by the coding sequence ATGCAGCGAATAATCGAATTCATATTTTTATCCCTTATAGTGCCGTGTTTCTTTGGCTGCACACATCCAGAGAAAGCGGCCCAGAAAGTTACCGCAGGCGCTCGCGTTATCACCATAGACAAAAATGCCTGGGCAGGAAGCTCTGTTAACGTGTTGGCGGGCGCAAGACAAACACTCTACACCCACGGGAATGTTCAATACGCGGCCTATTACAATGCGCAGGCACAATTGGTCGTTGCCAAACGTCAATCCGATTCAACAAACTGGCAAAAATACATTACCCCGTATTCCGGCAATGTAGTAGACGCCCACAACCATATTAGCCTTATGGTTGATGGTGATAGTTTTCTGCATATTGCCTGGGACCACCACAACAACCCTCTCAACTATGCTCGTAGCATTGAGCCCGGCGGGCTTGAATTGAAACGCCAGCCCATGGCCCAAACGCTTGACCAAAGTGTAACTTACCCGCAATTTTACCAGCTGCCATCGGGCGATCTTTTATTCCAATACCGGGACGGTGGCTCAGGACGCGGTACGCTGGTAATGAACCAATACAATGTTGCCACGCAAACATGGCAGCGACTACACAGCGCGCTAATTGATGGGGAAGGCCAGCGGAGCGCATATTGGGATATGGCCATAGACGCCAGGGGCGTTGTTCATCTAGCGTGGATTTGGAGAGAAAACCCAGATGTGGCCAGTAATCACGATATCGCCTAA
- a CDS encoding DUF4380 domain-containing protein — protein sequence MFDYDSRQLQCLAVSLLDNCFGGLEFFVGLYLHMKNYGLLTIMLLIVGCDNTAQPDALSSHHSEIAAKNVELLILENSHVSLAVSPQMGGRVLELSLNGKPNILSVGDAVALKPEPEVTASADNIAYLGHTVWLGPQSEWWKHQQVNSARRDAAAAWPPDPWLVQSKNTVVGHSERLVEFAGVPSPVSGVQLNKRFSLDPIHPSRVKVAAEAINIHETENVSWDIWFNTRVNAGTKVYVPVDEESSLRKQTPFSDSASPLTYAIKDNLFTLLTPPPDAGKNERSGKFFIQPSQGWLAAFNDDQLLIIQFPLLDKSLIHPEQGHIELYMQYTGDKSEQGLLELEVHAAYKTLQPGKRMAAEETWILLPYLGGNDEASRLSFLQREIIRLGALY from the coding sequence GTGTTTGATTATGATTCAAGACAGTTGCAATGTCTTGCTGTATCTTTGTTGGACAATTGTTTTGGTGGTCTAGAATTCTTTGTCGGGTTGTATTTACACATGAAAAATTATGGCTTATTAACGATTATGCTGCTTATTGTGGGGTGTGATAACACCGCGCAGCCAGACGCTTTATCATCACACCATAGCGAAATCGCAGCTAAGAATGTAGAGCTGTTGATATTGGAAAATTCACATGTGAGCTTGGCCGTATCACCACAAATGGGTGGGCGGGTGTTGGAGCTTTCTCTTAATGGCAAACCTAATATATTGTCCGTTGGTGATGCTGTGGCGTTAAAGCCAGAACCCGAGGTAACCGCTAGCGCCGACAATATCGCCTACCTTGGACATACTGTTTGGTTGGGCCCGCAGTCGGAATGGTGGAAGCATCAGCAGGTAAACTCTGCTCGTCGCGATGCCGCTGCAGCCTGGCCACCGGACCCTTGGTTGGTGCAGTCAAAAAATACAGTCGTGGGTCACAGTGAGCGGTTAGTTGAGTTTGCAGGGGTGCCTAGTCCGGTTTCTGGCGTGCAACTGAATAAACGTTTTTCACTTGACCCTATACACCCATCACGGGTAAAGGTTGCCGCGGAAGCTATTAATATTCATGAAACAGAAAATGTAAGCTGGGATATTTGGTTTAACACTCGTGTGAATGCGGGAACAAAGGTGTATGTGCCGGTAGACGAGGAAAGTTCGTTGCGGAAACAAACACCCTTTTCCGATTCTGCTAGCCCGCTAACCTATGCGATAAAAGATAACCTGTTTACTTTGCTAACGCCTCCGCCAGATGCAGGGAAAAATGAACGCAGTGGAAAGTTTTTTATTCAGCCCTCGCAGGGCTGGCTGGCGGCCTTTAATGATGACCAGTTGCTTATTATTCAGTTTCCTTTGTTAGATAAAAGCCTCATCCATCCGGAACAAGGCCACATTGAACTTTATATGCAGTATACCGGGGACAAGTCAGAGCAGGGTTTATTGGAGCTTGAAGTGCATGCGGCGTATAAAACTCTTCAGCCTGGTAAGCGTATGGCGGCCGAGGAAACGTGGATATTGTTGCCTTATTTAGGTGGAAATGACGAGGCGAGTCGGCTGTCATTTTTACAGCGGGAAATAATTCGTCTGGGTGCCCTGTATTAG
- a CDS encoding PEP-CTERM sorting domain-containing protein, with product MKKLLTAFVGMILVAQVSAAPLDFWGTEGWVQVDDDEGVARNGFVDPGWGGQDFDAEYLYYRVEGSTLHLGIQAGYDLVDGHVSASGRDYYAGDLALSFGGDFDYALDFGLLTKDYDLDLVDAGSGTGVDAAGLYSGVTWNNDIYFDESAPFAMTEGSLVGGALIGTSADYVASADSYFRTASIDLNVLGLTEGFDLGMHWTMSCGNDVVEGVTSVSVPEPKTLMLFAIGFAGLMMRRKFADA from the coding sequence ATGAAGAAGCTCTTAACGGCGTTTGTAGGCATGATTTTGGTCGCTCAGGTAAGTGCCGCCCCTCTGGATTTTTGGGGTACGGAAGGCTGGGTGCAGGTTGATGATGATGAAGGTGTTGCCCGTAACGGGTTTGTCGACCCAGGTTGGGGAGGTCAGGATTTTGATGCCGAGTATCTCTACTACCGAGTAGAAGGCAGCACCCTGCATTTGGGTATTCAGGCTGGTTACGATCTGGTAGATGGGCATGTAAGCGCTTCGGGTCGCGATTATTATGCCGGTGACCTGGCACTTAGTTTTGGTGGTGATTTTGATTACGCGCTGGATTTTGGTCTGTTGACCAAAGACTACGATCTAGATCTTGTGGATGCTGGTAGCGGCACGGGTGTTGATGCTGCGGGTCTATATTCTGGCGTAACCTGGAATAACGATATCTACTTTGACGAGTCGGCTCCTTTTGCGATGACGGAGGGCTCTCTGGTGGGTGGTGCTTTGATTGGTACAAGTGCTGACTATGTTGCTTCTGCCGACAGTTACTTCCGTACGGCGTCTATTGACCTCAATGTATTGGGGCTAACTGAAGGCTTCGATCTGGGTATGCACTGGACAATGTCCTGTGGTAATGACGTTGTTGAGGGTGTCACCAGCGTTTCGGTTCCAGAGCCAAAGACTCTGATGCTATTCGCCATTGGCTTTGCAGGGTTGATGATGCGACGTAAATTCGCCGACGCTTAA
- a CDS encoding two-component system sensor histidine kinase NtrB yields the protein MTKVCALLAGLLLANTCCASIADYFKDDDGHTKWQHVANFSGAILITLLSITLIFLFFSYRASRKANNALSEIRKDLEIRVQERTANLAQSNQALESEISEHRATMSRLQDSQGYIKSIVDSMPLMLIGLNQDMQITQWNSSSEKVTGAKREQVLGKNLWEAYPTITLSRDQVQEVIKTKKTTTLKHSQRGQYYFDITLYALHSSADVGIVILLEDVTSRVKSENRLIELDKMASMGELAATMAIDVGRPLKNIMDNLQCLQSSCAGDKADANLTRCLDAALEDGQQANAIVHNLVDFSLNQGGQLQLSSIPEILDHTIELAGEIMSSSSGLKFKDIELQINYQDDISRVPCQLAELQQVFLGIFRHACHALSQCERDHFSPLISIDVNEFYDAIWIKVNHNGKGLSPEEQQNIFEPYFVDEAGQQVAGVSSQRLSFAHFVVTEHHHGHMAVTSDVDVGTTFHVQMQIR from the coding sequence ATGACGAAAGTTTGTGCCCTTTTGGCGGGGTTATTACTTGCCAATACCTGCTGTGCCTCAATCGCTGATTACTTTAAAGACGATGATGGCCACACGAAATGGCAGCATGTCGCCAATTTTTCTGGCGCCATCTTAATCACGCTACTCAGCATCACCCTGATATTCCTATTCTTTAGTTACCGTGCTAGCCGCAAGGCGAACAATGCCCTGAGTGAGATACGTAAAGATTTGGAAATTCGCGTTCAAGAGCGTACCGCAAACTTGGCGCAATCTAACCAAGCGCTGGAATCTGAAATCAGCGAGCACCGCGCTACCATGTCGCGCCTGCAGGATTCCCAAGGCTATATCAAGAGCATTGTCGATTCGATGCCGCTGATGCTGATTGGTTTGAATCAGGATATGCAGATCACGCAATGGAACAGTTCATCTGAAAAGGTGACGGGCGCCAAGCGCGAACAAGTCTTAGGTAAAAATTTGTGGGAAGCCTACCCTACTATTACGCTATCGCGTGACCAAGTGCAGGAGGTGATCAAAACCAAAAAGACTACCACTCTTAAGCACAGCCAGCGTGGGCAGTACTATTTTGATATTACGCTTTACGCTCTGCACAGCAGTGCAGACGTGGGCATCGTTATTTTACTGGAAGACGTTACCAGTCGAGTGAAATCCGAGAACAGGCTAATCGAGTTGGATAAAATGGCGTCTATGGGCGAGCTAGCCGCCACCATGGCCATTGACGTGGGTAGGCCACTCAAAAACATTATGGATAACCTGCAGTGTTTGCAATCTTCCTGTGCGGGTGACAAAGCTGATGCAAACCTCACGCGATGTCTGGATGCGGCCTTGGAAGATGGGCAGCAAGCCAATGCTATTGTGCATAATTTGGTGGATTTCTCCTTAAATCAGGGGGGGCAGTTACAGTTGTCCTCCATTCCTGAGATTCTGGATCACACCATAGAGTTGGCGGGTGAAATCATGTCTAGCTCATCCGGGCTAAAGTTCAAGGATATCGAGCTGCAAATAAATTATCAGGACGATATCAGTCGGGTTCCCTGTCAACTAGCTGAATTACAGCAGGTGTTCCTCGGTATTTTCCGCCATGCTTGCCACGCACTGAGCCAGTGTGAGCGCGATCATTTTTCGCCGCTGATATCTATCGATGTTAATGAGTTTTACGATGCTATCTGGATTAAGGTTAATCACAATGGCAAGGGGCTCTCGCCCGAAGAACAACAGAATATTTTCGAGCCGTACTTCGTTGATGAAGCGGGACAGCAAGTAGCAGGCGTGAGCTCCCAGCGCTTATCGTTTGCACATTTTGTGGTAACAGAGCACCATCATGGTCATATGGCGGTTACTTCAGATGTGGATGTTGGCACTACCTTTCACGTGCAAATGCAAATTCGCTAA